One genomic window of Mercenaria mercenaria strain notata unplaced genomic scaffold, MADL_Memer_1 contig_4357, whole genome shotgun sequence includes the following:
- the LOC128553822 gene encoding uncharacterized protein LOC128553822: MNLITFPPDVSDLERFWKLESLGISHEKDEGTTSDYLTTYQMNSIEFKDGHYSAKLPWKREHQPLPDNYNITVRRTENTIRRLRQDPEMLQKYGKIIADQEKRGFVERVVVDYTRNQIHYIPHHAVKKDSAATPIRIVFDCSCRQNKDSPSLNDCLESNPPELNDLTGILMRFRLHRFAVCTDIEKAFLHVQLDEKDRDVMRFLWLSDSNNPYSSLVTYRFKSVLFGATCSPFILHATLMKHLDKNEHVWVSETLRKDLYVDNVISSFPDEGTVADYFRDTRDLMSLLALIYVPGTPTAIVCEVLLKPKMCLTLTRSRRFLACDGILLQTSYPWHKRTFLRLIP, from the coding sequence ATGAACCTCATTACATTCCCGCCAGATGTGTCAGACTTAGAGAGATTCTGGAAGTTAGAATCATTAGGTATCAGCCATGAAAAAGACGAGGGAACTACTTCTGACTATCTTACGACCTATCAGATGAACTCAATTGAATTCAAGGACGGTCATTACTCAGCgaagttaccatggaaacgtgAGCATCAACCATTACCCGACAACTACAACATCACAGTAAGACGAACAGAGAACACAATCCGGCGACTTCGTCAAGACCCGGAAATGTTGCAGAAATACGGCAAGATAATTGCAGACCAAGAGAAACGAGGTTTCGTAGAAAGAGTTGTAGTTGACTATACCCGGAACCAGATACACTATATTCCACATCACGCCGTGAAGAAAGATTCGGCTGCTACGCCTATCCGAATAGTATTTGATTGTAGCTGTCGACAGAACAAAGATTCCCCTAGTCTGAACGACTGTTTAGAATCTAATCCCCCAGAGCTCAACGACTTGACTGGTATTCTTATGAGATTTCGCCTACATAGATTTGCCGTATGCACCGATATTGAAAAGGCGTTCCTGCACGTGCAACTAGACGAGAAAGACCGTGACGTAATGAGATTCCTGTGGTTGAGCGACAGCAACAATCCATATAGCAGTTTGGTGACTTACAGGTTCAAATCCGTTCTATTTGGCGCTACTTGTTCACCATTCATTTTGCACGCGACACTTATGAAACACCTCGATAAAAATGAACATGTCTGGGTGAGTGAAACCTTGAGGAAGGACTTGTATGTGGACAATGTTATTTCCAGTTTTCCAGATGAGGGTACCGTAGCAGACTACTTCCGTGATACACGTGACCTGATGTCTCTGCTGGCTTTAATTTACGTTCCTGGAACTCCAACAGCAATCGTCTGCGAGGTCTTGCTGAAGCCGAAGATGTGCTTGACTCTGACAAGGTCACGAAGATTCTTGGCATGCGATGGGATCCTATTACAGACCAGCTATCCGTGGCACAAAAGAACATTCCTACGTTTGATTCCATGA
- the LOC128553823 gene encoding uncharacterized protein LOC128553823 has protein sequence MSKCPSKLKPLTVLELQEASRMWLHSCQSTYYEAEITNLKTNEKRLTLVKQLRLFLDEDGYIRCGGRIHNAPLTELTKFPYLLPNKHPLTRLIVLDAHETQLHACTSALITHLRQRYWIPALRQYVQSLQRKCTQCRKVTGRPYAAPDPPPLPKMRVQDAPPFTVTGVDFTGALYVRNRNNAEKKAYICLFTCASTRAVHLEVVPDLSEESFIRAFRRFTCRNSLPRILASDNATTFNAAANSIQLLLRSATIQDTFHSQGTEWRFIPKRAPWFGGWWERMIGLMKTTIKKVLGRAFISYESLRTIVTEIEGVMNDRPLTYVTTDAADPDPLTPAHLLYGRRITSLPHLEEVPAPKPSTQTDISKRARILKQLIGNFRERWRHEYLTSLRQYHRTTGNNTQTIKVGDVVQIYDDSPRTH, from the coding sequence ATGAGCAAATGTCCGTCCaaactcaaacctttgaccgtGCTAGAACTACAAGAAGCTAGCAGAATGTGGTTGCATAGCTGCCAGTCAACATATTACGAAGCCGAAATTACAAACCTTAAGACCAACGAGAAACGTCTCACACTCGTGAAACAGTTACGATTATTCCTTGACGAAGATGGATACATTCGCTGCGGTGGGAGAATCCACAATGCACCACTGACAGAATTAACGAAATTCCCGTACCTACTCCCGAACAAACACCCCCTGACGCGTTTGATAGTTTTAGACGCGCATGAGACCCAGCTACACGCCTGCACGAGTGCCTTGATCACACATTTAAGACAAAGATACTGGATACCTGCTCTCAGACAGTACGTCCAGAGCCTTCAGCGAAAGTGTACCCAGTGTCGAAAGGTTACAGGAAGACCGTATGCAGCCCCAGATCCCCCGCCCCTACCTAAGATGAGAGTTCAAGACGCACCCCCTTTTACAGTAACTGGAGTCGATTTCACGGGGGCGCtttatgttagaaacagaaacAATGCTGAGAAGAAAGCCTACATTTGCCTCTTCACGTGCGCTTCTACACGAGCTGTTCATCTCGAGGTGGTACCAGATTTATCTGAAGAATCTTTCATCCGGGCTTTCAGACGATTTACCTGCCGAAATTCACTACCCCGTATCCTGGCATCTGACAATGCAACTACCTTTAACGCAGCAGCCAACAGCATTCAGCTATTATTGAGATCAGCGACTATCCAAGATACTTTCCATAGCCAAGGCACCGAGTGGAGATTCATACCTAAGCGAGCACCATGGTTCGGTGGATGGTGGGAACGGATGATTGGACTAATGAAAACCACCATTAAAAAGGTACTAGGTCGTGCATTTATCAGCTACGAAAGCTTACGTACGATCGTTACAGAGATAGAGGGAGTCATGAATGACCGACCGCTTACCTACGTCACAACTGATGCAGCAGATCCGGATCCACTTACGCCAGCGCACCTGCTCTACGGACGTCGTATTACATCCCTTCCACATCTAGAAGAAGTTCCTGCACCCAAACCCTCTACACAAACGGACATATCCAAACGTGCAAGGATACTGAAACAACTGATCGGCAACTTCCGTGAACGATGGCGACATGAATACCTGACGTCATTACGCCAATACCACCGGACGACAGGAAACAACACACAGACTATAAAGGTTGGCGATGTGGTGCAGATATACGATGACTCACCAAGGACTCATTGA